A genomic stretch from Halalkalibacillus sediminis includes:
- a CDS encoding electron transfer flavoprotein subunit beta/FixA family protein — translation MNIFVLMKKTFDTEEKIQINGGKIDEEGAEFIINPYDEYAIEEAINLRDEHGGEVTVVTVGDEESEKQLRTALAMGADQAVLINTEDDLEEGDQFTTVKILEAFFKDKDVDIILAGNVAIDEASGQVGPRLAEKLDIPFVTTITAISVDGETVKIDRDVEGDVEKVETSLPLLVTCQQGLNEPRYPSLPGIMKAKKKPLEELEIDDLDLDEDDVEAKTATVEIYLPPEKEAGKVLEGEIDDQVKELVSLLRSDAKVL, via the coding sequence ATGAATATTTTTGTTTTAATGAAAAAAACCTTTGATACTGAAGAAAAAATTCAGATTAATGGTGGAAAAATTGACGAAGAGGGTGCAGAATTCATCATCAATCCTTACGATGAATATGCGATTGAAGAAGCAATCAACCTTCGCGACGAACACGGTGGCGAGGTAACAGTGGTTACAGTAGGTGACGAAGAGTCTGAAAAGCAACTTCGCACAGCACTTGCAATGGGAGCTGATCAAGCAGTATTAATCAATACTGAAGATGATTTAGAAGAAGGCGACCAGTTTACAACTGTTAAGATTCTAGAAGCCTTCTTCAAAGACAAAGATGTCGATATTATTCTAGCTGGTAACGTAGCAATTGACGAAGCAAGTGGTCAAGTAGGTCCACGTCTGGCTGAAAAATTGGACATCCCATTTGTAACTACTATTACAGCAATCTCTGTTGATGGTGAAACTGTGAAGATCGACCGTGATGTTGAAGGTGATGTAGAAAAAGTGGAAACTTCTCTACCGTTACTAGTTACTTGTCAGCAAGGCTTAAACGAGCCACGTTATCCTTCACTACCAGGAATCATGAAAGCGAAAAAGAAACCTTTAGAAGAATTAGAAATAGATGATTTAGATCTTGATGAAGATGATGTTGAAGCTAAAACAGCTACTGTGGAGATTTACCTTCCACCTGAAAAAGAAGCAGGTAAAGTGTTAGAAGGAGAAATCGACGATCAAGTAAAAGAACTTGTATCTCTACTACGCAGCGACGCAAAAGTACTGTAA